From Pectobacterium carotovorum, one genomic window encodes:
- a CDS encoding DUF2645 family protein, giving the protein MISKNHIYNIYFYTYSVLCLFLIHAFSSIEYEWLFGDSSLKNFCENPRSYADSFSNFIIIPLSIPFLLVKRTPPRIITYLVILMYYSGSFYTRVTICPYW; this is encoded by the coding sequence ATGATTAGTAAAAATCACATATATAATATCTATTTTTATACTTATTCTGTCCTATGTCTTTTTTTAATTCATGCTTTTTCATCAATCGAATATGAATGGCTATTTGGTGACAGCTCACTTAAAAATTTTTGTGAAAACCCGAGAAGCTATGCTGATAGTTTTTCAAATTTTATTATCATTCCTTTGTCTATCCCTTTTCTTTTGGTTAAACGAACACCACCAAGAATAATTACCTACCTTGTTATTCTCATGTATTACTCAGGCAGTTTCTATACACGCGTGACTATCTGCCCGTACTGGTAA
- a CDS encoding NADP-dependent oxidoreductase, which translates to MPQTDQINRRVVLAQRPHGEPKQDTFRLEQQAIPQVDTGHILLRTVFLSLDPYMRGRMSDAPSYAKPVELNDVMVGGTISRVVESKHPDYQTGDWVLSFSGWQDYAISDGKGLTNLGQSPTNPSYALGVLGMPGFTAYMGLTDIGQPKTGETLVVAAATGPVGATVGQIGKLKGCRVVGVAGGAEKCRYAVEVLGFDVCLDHRADDFAEQLKQACPQGIDIYFENVGGKVFDAVLPLLNTSARIPVCGLVSGYNATGLPDGPDRLPLLMGTILKKRIRMQGFIIFDDYGHRFDEFWKDVSPWVEEGKIKYREEIVDGLENAPEAFIGLLHGRNFGKLVVRVGPDA; encoded by the coding sequence ATGCCGCAAACCGATCAAATTAACCGCCGTGTGGTTCTGGCTCAGCGCCCGCACGGCGAGCCGAAACAAGATACTTTTCGTCTGGAACAGCAGGCCATTCCGCAGGTCGATACGGGGCATATCCTGCTGCGTACGGTGTTCCTTTCCCTTGACCCTTATATGCGTGGCCGCATGAGCGACGCCCCTTCTTATGCCAAACCCGTCGAACTGAATGACGTGATGGTCGGTGGGACAATCAGCCGCGTGGTGGAATCAAAGCACCCGGATTATCAGACCGGTGACTGGGTGCTGTCCTTCAGCGGCTGGCAGGATTATGCGATTTCCGACGGCAAAGGATTAACGAATCTGGGTCAGTCGCCGACGAATCCTTCCTACGCATTGGGCGTGCTGGGTATGCCGGGCTTCACCGCGTATATGGGGCTGACGGATATCGGTCAGCCGAAAACGGGTGAAACGCTGGTGGTCGCTGCCGCGACCGGCCCGGTCGGTGCGACGGTTGGTCAGATCGGGAAATTGAAAGGCTGCCGGGTTGTTGGCGTGGCAGGTGGGGCGGAGAAATGCCGCTACGCGGTTGAAGTTCTGGGGTTTGACGTTTGCCTCGATCACCGGGCGGATGATTTTGCAGAACAGCTGAAACAAGCCTGCCCGCAGGGAATCGATATTTACTTTGAAAACGTCGGTGGGAAAGTCTTTGATGCCGTGCTGCCGTTGTTGAATACCTCGGCGCGTATTCCCGTGTGCGGGTTAGTCTCCGGCTACAATGCAACAGGGCTGCCAGATGGGCCAGACCGCTTACCGCTGCTGATGGGGACTATCCTGAAGAAACGTATTCGGATGCAGGGATTCATTATCTTTGATGATTATGGCCACCGTTTCGATGAGTTCTGGAAGGATGTGTCGCCGTGGGTGGAGGAAGGTAAGATCAAATACCGCGAAGAGATTGTCGACGGATTGGAAAATGCACCCGAAGCCTTTATCGGCCTGCTACACGGTCGTAACTTCGGCAAATTAGTAGTCAGAGTCGGACCCGACGCCTGA
- a CDS encoding TIGR00645 family protein, protein MERFIENLMYSSRWLLAPVYLGLSLGLLALAIKFFQEVFHVLPNILDIAEADLVLVLLSLIDMTLVGGLLVMVMLSGYENFVSALDISQGREKLNWLGKMDSGSLKNKVAASIVAISSIHLLRVFMDARNIPDNKLMWYVIIHLTFVLSALVMGYLDRMSRYEKSKTA, encoded by the coding sequence ATGGAACGTTTTATTGAGAATCTGATGTATTCATCGCGCTGGCTGCTTGCCCCTGTTTATCTCGGGCTGTCGCTCGGATTGCTGGCGCTGGCGATCAAGTTTTTCCAGGAGGTGTTCCACGTCCTGCCCAACATCCTGGATATCGCTGAAGCGGATTTGGTGCTGGTACTGCTGTCACTGATCGATATGACGCTGGTCGGCGGGTTGTTGGTGATGGTGATGTTGTCCGGTTACGAGAACTTTGTCTCGGCGCTGGATATCTCCCAAGGCAGAGAAAAGCTGAACTGGCTCGGTAAGATGGACTCCGGCTCGCTGAAAAATAAAGTGGCTGCCTCGATTGTCGCTATCTCGTCTATCCACCTGCTGCGTGTGTTCATGGATGCCCGCAATATCCCGGATAACAAATTGATGTGGTACGTGATTATCCATTTGACGTTTGTGCTGTCTGCACTTGTCATGGGGTATCTGGATCGCATGTCGCGTTACGAGAAAAGCAAAACGGCATAA
- a CDS encoding DUF2645 family protein: MSRAKKFLYHVYFYAYSALCLFLINAFSTIEYEWMIDGDSVADFCEVPEADADGFFSIIIVPLSIPFFIFKRSLPRIITYLIILGYHSYRFYTRISLCPN, from the coding sequence ATGTCACGAGCAAAAAAATTCCTCTATCATGTCTATTTTTATGCCTATTCTGCGTTATGCCTTTTTTTAATCAATGCTTTTTCTACTATCGAATATGAATGGATGATAGATGGCGACTCAGTTGCAGATTTCTGTGAAGTGCCGGAAGCCGATGCTGATGGCTTTTTCAGTATCATTATCGTTCCTTTATCTATCCCTTTTTTCATTTTTAAAAGAAGCCTACCTAGAATCATTACTTACCTTATCATCCTCGGATATCATTCATACCGTTTTTATACACGAATCAGTCTTTGTCCAAATTAG